One stretch of Rosistilla oblonga DNA includes these proteins:
- a CDS encoding MIP/aquaporin family protein, giving the protein MSDRPLSACCVAEVLGTFLLIFFGCGAVHVAVLMGDLQGLWQVGIVWGISIMLAIYVVGSISGAHINPAITCGLATWGLFPWARVPAYVLSQLAGAILAAAVLFTVFQPYLAAKEKQKGVVRGQPGSELTAMCYGEYFPNPGGMAGTPDLYDATAHAEHNKLVTEPIACLIEIIGTAILALVVIAVTDSKNQAGPGNFAPVFIGLTVAALICVIAPLTQACFNPARDFGPRLFAYFAGWGSIALPGAQGTGFLTVYIISPIVGSVLGIGIYQLMLGRWVAESETPAGN; this is encoded by the coding sequence ATGTCCGATCGCCCATTGTCCGCGTGTTGTGTTGCCGAAGTGCTAGGCACGTTCCTGTTGATCTTCTTCGGATGTGGCGCGGTCCACGTCGCGGTCCTGATGGGCGACTTGCAAGGGTTGTGGCAGGTCGGCATCGTCTGGGGCATCTCGATCATGCTGGCGATTTATGTGGTCGGTTCGATCAGCGGTGCTCACATCAATCCGGCGATCACCTGCGGCCTGGCGACTTGGGGCCTGTTTCCTTGGGCACGCGTTCCCGCTTACGTGTTATCGCAACTGGCCGGAGCGATCCTCGCCGCGGCGGTGTTGTTTACTGTCTTCCAGCCGTATCTGGCAGCGAAGGAAAAGCAGAAGGGAGTCGTTCGTGGCCAGCCGGGCAGCGAACTAACAGCGATGTGTTATGGCGAGTACTTTCCGAATCCCGGCGGGATGGCGGGCACTCCCGATCTATACGACGCGACAGCCCACGCCGAACACAACAAATTGGTCACCGAGCCTATCGCTTGTCTGATTGAAATCATCGGCACGGCGATCCTTGCCTTGGTGGTGATCGCGGTGACCGATTCGAAGAACCAAGCCGGCCCGGGCAACTTTGCTCCCGTCTTCATCGGCTTGACCGTCGCGGCCTTGATCTGCGTGATCGCCCCGCTGACGCAGGCCTGCTTCAATCCGGCTCGCGACTTTGGCCCTCGCTTGTTCGCCTATTTCGCTGGCTGGGGTTCGATCGCCTTGCCGGGAGCTCAGGGAACAGGATTCCTTACCGTCTACATCATCTCGCCGATCGTAGGATCGGTGTTGGGCATCGGCATATACCAACTGATGTTAGGCCGCTGGGTTGCCGAAAGCGAAACACCAGCGGGCAACTAA
- a CDS encoding PQQ-binding-like beta-propeller repeat protein yields MRCCLLLLLVALQASTVLASDWLAWRGPTADNHARQGESVPTSWSETENVLWKTPVPGRGHATPIIVGDRIYLATADKTKDVQSVVAFDRQTGAEEGVIVVHDGGVDVKIHSKNTYASPTIASDGKRLYTVFVNNKAVWASAISMDGKILWQQRVGEFAPKKYPFGYGASPVVYRDVLIVANEYDGPDSGLYAFDTATGKPRWQGERPQHSSFSSPIVAKVADRDQLLISGLRQIASFDPVTGRSLWQADGTTDATCGTVVWDGDLVFASGGFPDSGTFAVRGDGSGEVVWQNRVKCYEQSMLVVDGYLYAVADSGVAYCWRASDGEEMWKQRLKGPVSASPLAVGDTIMASNERGTTYVFKANPERFEELAENQWGNSSFASPVVVDDRIYLRHAKGDGADRQEFLVCIGEQ; encoded by the coding sequence ATGCGATGTTGCCTTCTTTTGCTGCTGGTCGCGCTCCAAGCTTCCACGGTTCTGGCTTCCGACTGGCTCGCCTGGCGTGGTCCAACTGCGGACAACCATGCCCGCCAGGGAGAATCGGTCCCAACATCGTGGAGCGAAACGGAGAACGTGCTCTGGAAGACTCCCGTTCCCGGCCGCGGCCACGCCACGCCGATCATCGTTGGCGATCGCATCTATTTGGCTACCGCCGACAAGACCAAAGACGTGCAATCGGTTGTCGCCTTCGATCGTCAAACGGGAGCCGAAGAGGGCGTTATCGTTGTGCATGACGGTGGCGTGGACGTTAAGATCCACAGCAAGAACACCTATGCCAGCCCAACGATCGCGAGCGACGGAAAGCGGCTGTACACCGTGTTTGTGAACAACAAAGCGGTTTGGGCATCGGCGATCTCGATGGACGGAAAGATCTTGTGGCAGCAACGGGTTGGCGAATTCGCCCCTAAGAAGTACCCGTTTGGATACGGGGCATCGCCGGTGGTCTACCGAGACGTTTTGATCGTCGCCAATGAATACGACGGCCCCGACAGCGGTTTGTACGCGTTTGATACCGCGACCGGCAAGCCGCGTTGGCAAGGCGAGCGGCCCCAGCATTCTAGTTTTTCATCGCCGATCGTGGCCAAAGTCGCAGACCGCGATCAGTTGTTGATCAGCGGGTTACGCCAGATCGCATCGTTTGATCCAGTCACCGGTCGGTCGTTGTGGCAAGCCGATGGAACAACCGATGCTACCTGCGGCACGGTGGTCTGGGATGGCGACCTCGTCTTCGCCAGCGGCGGTTTCCCCGACTCGGGTACCTTTGCAGTCCGAGGCGATGGATCGGGAGAGGTTGTCTGGCAGAACCGCGTCAAATGTTATGAGCAATCGATGCTAGTCGTCGATGGCTATCTCTATGCCGTCGCCGATTCAGGTGTCGCATATTGTTGGCGAGCATCCGACGGGGAGGAGATGTGGAAGCAACGGCTGAAGGGGCCCGTGAGCGCATCGCCGCTGGCCGTTGGCGACACGATCATGGCGAGCAACGAGCGTGGAACCACGTATGTCTTCAAAGCGAATCCGGAGCGGTTTGAAGAGCTGGCTGAAAACCAATGGGGCAACTCGTCGTTTGCGTCGCCAGTGGTTGTCGACGACCGGATCTATCTGCGTCATGCCAAAGGCGACGGAGCGGATCGGCAAGAGTTTCTGGTTTGTATCGGCGAACAGTAG
- a CDS encoding SOS response-associated peptidase, translated as MCHRFHIKTGAQAIADMLGATNQCEEGAFQQELFPLATVPVIRADASSSLELVACHWSLLPRTWKPSAKYPTWKSFVRKYPTFNARSESIDEKLSFRQSFADRRALIPATAFFEHGFYFGLEGVETFWFAGLWDRCTVAEETIETCTIVTTQANRLVGRHHPRNRMPVILADEDARKRWMDPAISRRGELQDLFRPLADDRMTHWPAEPAQ; from the coding sequence ATGTGTCACCGATTTCACATCAAGACCGGCGCTCAAGCGATCGCCGATATGTTGGGTGCGACAAACCAATGTGAGGAGGGAGCTTTCCAGCAGGAATTGTTCCCGCTCGCAACGGTTCCTGTGATCCGCGCTGACGCCAGTTCGTCGCTCGAACTGGTCGCGTGCCACTGGAGCTTGCTGCCCCGAACGTGGAAACCATCGGCCAAATATCCGACTTGGAAGTCGTTTGTCCGCAAGTATCCAACGTTTAATGCTCGCAGTGAATCGATCGATGAGAAGCTATCGTTCCGTCAATCGTTCGCCGACCGCAGAGCGTTGATTCCCGCCACCGCGTTTTTTGAACACGGTTTTTATTTTGGTCTGGAAGGTGTCGAGACCTTCTGGTTTGCGGGGCTCTGGGATCGCTGCACCGTCGCGGAAGAGACGATCGAGACCTGCACGATCGTCACGACTCAAGCCAACCGATTGGTCGGGCGGCATCATCCACGCAATCGGATGCCGGTGATCTTGGCCGACGAAGATGCCCGCAAGCGGTGGATGGATCCTGCCATCTCGCGGCGCGGCGAACTGCAAGATCTGTTCCGTCCGTTGGCTGACGATCGAATGACTCACTGGCCTGCCGAACCGGCACAATAA
- a CDS encoding AP2 domain-containing protein gives MKKRMNLTRMDHEGCRGWWVRIQRGDQHVSKLFSDGVYGSTRKAEIAATKFRDEQLKELPARVFKGSKGPRLNAAGYYLRTRVRRGKDEQAWVAIWTEDGRQLEKSFSINQHGNAAAKKLAKAYRQEMVEKLIGGGGETKATKKAPVKKKAAVKKTTTKKAAAKKSVKKAPVKKTAKKKAAVKKTAVKKSPVKKATKKAAVKKKAAVKKAAVKKKAPVKKTATKKAPVKKVAKKAAVKKKVAKKKATKRR, from the coding sequence GTGAAAAAACGAATGAACCTCACGCGGATGGATCACGAAGGCTGCCGCGGCTGGTGGGTCCGAATCCAACGCGGTGACCAGCATGTCAGCAAGTTGTTCTCCGATGGCGTCTACGGAAGCACGCGAAAAGCGGAGATCGCGGCGACGAAGTTCCGCGATGAACAACTGAAAGAACTGCCGGCTCGCGTCTTCAAGGGAAGCAAGGGCCCACGCTTGAACGCCGCTGGTTATTACCTGCGGACTCGCGTGCGTCGCGGTAAAGACGAACAAGCTTGGGTGGCAATCTGGACCGAAGACGGCCGCCAATTGGAGAAGTCGTTCAGCATCAATCAACACGGTAACGCAGCGGCCAAAAAGTTGGCGAAGGCTTATCGTCAAGAGATGGTTGAAAAGTTGATCGGTGGTGGCGGCGAGACGAAGGCGACGAAGAAGGCGCCCGTCAAGAAGAAGGCTGCTGTGAAGAAGACCACGACAAAGAAGGCGGCTGCGAAAAAGTCGGTCAAGAAGGCTCCTGTCAAGAAAACAGCTAAGAAGAAAGCAGCTGTGAAGAAGACAGCGGTCAAGAAATCGCCAGTTAAGAAGGCGACGAAAAAGGCAGCCGTCAAGAAGAAGGCAGCTGTGAAGAAAGCGGCCGTCAAGAAGAAGGCTCCCGTTAAGAAGACAGCTACCAAGAAAGCACCCGTGAAGAAGGTCGCGAAGAAGGCAGCAGTGAAGAAGAAGGTTGCGAAAAAGAAAGCGACCAAGCGTCGCTAG
- a CDS encoding RNA polymerase sigma factor — translation MNEASSNGKPLSHATLEQAVSELLPYWLRMAQRLSGDPEIAEEAVQDALVRVAKSWKGFRGQATLQTWVGRIVIHCVRDRMTARKQPTGCQEAAPDVVAKSRGPVEELLASEQQQRVRTAIGLLPDRQREVLTLTIWEAKSVAEVGELLEISTQNVYATLHVARQRLKEILREE, via the coding sequence ATGAATGAGGCGAGCTCGAATGGGAAACCGTTGTCGCACGCCACTTTGGAACAAGCGGTCAGCGAGTTGTTGCCGTATTGGCTGCGGATGGCTCAGCGACTCTCAGGCGACCCGGAAATTGCTGAGGAAGCCGTCCAGGACGCCTTGGTTCGCGTGGCGAAATCGTGGAAAGGGTTCCGCGGGCAAGCGACGCTGCAAACCTGGGTTGGGCGAATCGTAATCCATTGTGTTCGCGATCGAATGACCGCTCGCAAGCAACCAACCGGATGCCAAGAGGCGGCGCCGGACGTTGTGGCGAAGTCGCGCGGGCCCGTGGAGGAATTGTTGGCGAGCGAACAACAGCAGCGGGTTCGCACGGCGATCGGGTTGTTGCCCGATCGGCAACGGGAGGTGCTGACGTTGACGATTTGGGAGGCCAAATCGGTTGCCGAAGTGGGGGAGCTGTTGGAGATCAGCACGCAGAACGTTTACGCGACGCTCCACGTGGCGCGGCAACGATTAAAAGAGATTCTACGCGAGGAGTGA
- a CDS encoding DUF7133 domain-containing protein yields MIRTLPTLVCIFCCCASSFGQPSPPPADQQRERFRLPPGFEIQLVVSDPEIGQPMNLNFDARGRLWVTHSVEYPYPAAGEGVQPDRGKFAGGGDHPPRDRLSIVEIGPTGNASQVTHFVDGLNIPIGQTPLKDGSEGLVYGIPSIFHVVDRDGDGRSDTQTALYSRFGNIDVHGNANAFTRWIDGWIYGCHGFSNHSEITDAAGRTVVMDSGNTYRFRSDGSHFQQFTWGQVNPFGITFDAWGNIFDSDCHSKPVYQLLRGATYPHFGNPEPAIGFGPSMIDHAHGSTGICGPAYYSADHFPEEFRDNLFICNPVTGRVHRDKLRRVGSTLLCDTQPDFITTDDPWFRPVDAIVGPDGALYIADFCNLVIGHYEAPLDDPDRDRTHGRIWRVVWNGAPSAPPQSVDLTKLSTADLIVRLSDPNLQVRTLATNYLIDSRANEVLDPLCATLASESDPFPRAHGLWILERLDAMDSEAIERFANDSDPLVRVHLLKMLAERENLLESERQFVVQGLRDPDGFVRRAAADALGQHPTFANIAPLLNAWDAAPAEDSHLIHVLRLSLQRHLETGDLPHAPGTASFSIQQLTAEQQRRLLEIASVSGGDRAAEIVFELADPREIDPAILVRSAILITRTASVASQLRLVKLAPQWFATDPGQQLSLLSAIFDGATQRGGESAELKRQLRQWLQRLAPAELQTLQAGGSDWSRQPVPGQEASESPWGIRHRGSADGNTDAKFWDSISHGEHLTGVLRSPSFPLPETLSFWLCGHNGHPKKKSSDANHIRLVLVDSGKTITQQLPPRNDTAQRYTWTIDPDRIGQQAAIEIVDADQGNAYSWIAAGRFEPPVVQVADEPQELRLIELIGSLNLSQFADTIDLLISDRRQSLDVRQQAIRTSIRLGRTERLFAIVSDLLSDPSQPTALRMQAAAALAGFDTDASRDRLVAAIAQSPASLQREIASGLARTTVGIDRLFDAIAAGNASARLLQEPAIIDALHRNANEKQRQQIDELTQGLPPANEKLAEILAHHRALAHRSSTAGSAAAGRIVFDKNCAACHRIGSSGQLVGPQLDGVGNRGVERLLEDILDPNRNVDVAFRSLTVVTIDGTVVNGLLRRHEGETIVLADSTGREITISTDDIETQQKSTVSVMPGNFSESLAEQEIQNLLAFLIEQRVEDESPAGPAASP; encoded by the coding sequence ATGATCCGCACGCTACCGACGCTTGTCTGCATTTTTTGTTGTTGTGCAAGTTCGTTTGGGCAGCCATCGCCTCCGCCTGCGGACCAACAGCGAGAGCGGTTTCGATTGCCGCCAGGATTTGAGATCCAGTTAGTGGTCAGCGATCCGGAGATCGGGCAACCGATGAATCTGAATTTCGATGCCCGCGGGCGTTTGTGGGTGACGCATTCGGTGGAGTATCCCTATCCGGCGGCGGGCGAAGGAGTGCAGCCCGATCGCGGCAAGTTCGCTGGCGGCGGCGACCATCCGCCGCGCGATCGGTTGTCGATTGTGGAGATCGGACCGACCGGCAATGCGTCGCAGGTGACGCATTTTGTCGACGGGCTGAATATCCCGATCGGACAGACGCCTTTAAAGGATGGCAGCGAGGGACTGGTTTACGGCATCCCATCGATCTTCCACGTCGTCGATCGCGACGGCGATGGACGATCCGACACGCAAACCGCTCTCTATTCGCGGTTTGGCAACATCGACGTCCACGGAAACGCCAACGCCTTCACCCGCTGGATCGACGGTTGGATCTATGGATGTCACGGGTTCTCCAATCACAGCGAAATCACCGACGCGGCGGGGCGGACCGTCGTGATGGACTCGGGCAACACCTACCGCTTCCGCAGCGATGGATCGCACTTTCAGCAATTTACGTGGGGACAAGTCAATCCGTTTGGGATCACCTTCGACGCCTGGGGCAACATCTTCGATTCCGACTGCCATTCCAAACCGGTTTACCAGTTGCTGCGTGGCGCGACCTATCCTCACTTTGGCAATCCCGAACCGGCGATTGGGTTTGGGCCTTCGATGATCGATCACGCCCACGGTTCGACGGGCATCTGCGGCCCGGCTTATTATTCGGCCGACCACTTTCCCGAAGAGTTCCGCGACAATCTATTCATCTGCAATCCGGTCACCGGTCGCGTTCATCGCGACAAACTGCGACGCGTCGGTTCGACGTTGTTGTGCGATACCCAGCCCGACTTCATCACGACCGATGATCCTTGGTTCCGTCCCGTCGATGCGATCGTAGGCCCCGACGGAGCGCTATATATCGCCGATTTCTGCAACCTTGTGATCGGTCACTACGAGGCGCCGTTGGACGATCCCGATCGCGACCGTACGCATGGCCGAATCTGGCGCGTCGTTTGGAACGGGGCACCGTCGGCACCTCCTCAGTCGGTCGATCTGACAAAACTGTCGACAGCCGATTTGATCGTCCGCCTCTCCGATCCCAATCTCCAGGTTCGCACGTTGGCGACAAACTATTTGATCGATTCACGAGCCAATGAAGTGCTCGATCCGCTGTGTGCGACGCTCGCTTCCGAGAGCGATCCTTTTCCCCGCGCCCATGGCTTATGGATTCTCGAGCGTTTGGATGCGATGGACTCCGAGGCGATCGAACGTTTCGCAAACGATTCCGATCCGTTGGTCCGAGTCCATCTGCTGAAGATGCTTGCCGAACGCGAGAACCTTCTCGAATCGGAACGTCAGTTTGTCGTCCAAGGTCTGCGCGATCCTGATGGTTTTGTCCGTCGAGCCGCCGCCGATGCGTTGGGACAACATCCGACGTTTGCCAACATCGCCCCATTGTTAAACGCTTGGGACGCAGCGCCAGCAGAGGATTCGCATTTGATCCATGTGCTGCGGTTGTCGCTGCAGCGTCATTTAGAAACGGGTGATCTTCCTCACGCCCCGGGCACCGCTTCGTTTTCGATCCAGCAATTGACTGCCGAACAGCAGCGGCGGTTGCTCGAGATCGCATCGGTCAGTGGCGGAGACCGCGCTGCGGAGATCGTGTTCGAACTTGCCGATCCTCGAGAGATCGATCCCGCGATCTTGGTTCGATCGGCGATTCTGATCACGCGGACTGCGTCGGTCGCATCCCAATTGAGGCTCGTTAAACTGGCACCGCAGTGGTTCGCAACCGATCCCGGCCAACAGCTGTCTCTTTTGTCGGCGATCTTCGACGGAGCGACGCAGCGCGGCGGAGAGTCTGCTGAACTGAAGCGACAACTGCGACAATGGCTCCAGCGACTGGCACCTGCCGAATTGCAAACGCTGCAAGCGGGAGGATCCGATTGGTCGCGGCAACCGGTTCCGGGCCAGGAAGCTTCGGAGTCACCCTGGGGCATTCGTCATCGTGGGTCTGCCGACGGCAATACCGATGCAAAGTTCTGGGACAGCATCTCGCACGGCGAACATTTGACGGGCGTGTTGCGCAGTCCAAGCTTCCCCCTGCCTGAAACGCTTTCCTTTTGGTTGTGTGGCCACAACGGGCATCCAAAGAAAAAGTCGAGTGATGCCAACCACATTCGGTTGGTGCTAGTCGATTCGGGCAAAACGATTACGCAACAATTGCCTCCCCGCAACGATACGGCTCAGCGATACACATGGACGATCGATCCAGATCGGATCGGCCAACAAGCAGCGATCGAAATCGTCGATGCCGATCAGGGAAACGCCTACTCATGGATTGCCGCAGGGCGATTTGAACCGCCCGTGGTCCAAGTGGCGGACGAACCGCAGGAGTTGCGGCTGATCGAGCTGATCGGTTCGCTGAACCTTTCGCAATTCGCCGATACAATCGATTTGTTGATCTCCGACCGCCGGCAATCGCTCGACGTCCGGCAGCAAGCGATCCGCACCAGCATCCGACTGGGACGCACCGAGCGATTGTTTGCGATCGTCAGCGACCTGTTGTCCGATCCTTCGCAACCGACCGCCCTGCGAATGCAAGCCGCCGCAGCGCTCGCGGGCTTCGATACCGATGCCAGTCGCGATCGGCTGGTCGCGGCGATCGCTCAGTCGCCAGCGTCGCTGCAACGCGAGATCGCGTCGGGTTTGGCGAGAACCACCGTCGGGATCGATCGCTTATTCGATGCGATCGCCGCCGGAAACGCTTCGGCCCGATTGCTGCAAGAGCCGGCAATTATCGACGCGCTGCATCGCAACGCAAACGAAAAGCAGCGACAGCAGATCGATGAGCTAACCCAAGGATTGCCGCCAGCGAATGAAAAGCTCGCCGAAATATTGGCGCATCATCGCGCGTTGGCACATCGATCGTCGACGGCTGGATCGGCAGCGGCAGGACGGATCGTCTTTGACAAGAACTGCGCCGCCTGCCACCGAATTGGAAGCTCTGGTCAATTGGTCGGTCCGCAATTGGATGGTGTCGGCAATCGAGGAGTCGAGCGTCTATTGGAAGACATCCTCGATCCCAACCGCAACGTCGACGTCGCCTTTCGCAGCCTGACGGTGGTCACGATCGATGGGACCGTCGTCAATGGCCTGCTGCGACGGCATGAGGGCGAAACGATCGTGCTGGCCGATTCGACAGGCCGCGAGATCACCATATCGACCGACGATATCGAGACCCAACAAAAATCAACGGTCTCGGTGATGCCCGGCAATTTTTCCGAATCGTTAGCGGAACAGGAGATTCAAAATTTGCTGGCGTTTCTGATTGAACAACGCGTAGAAGACGAATCTCCAGCCGGCCCGGCCGCCAGCCCCTAA
- a CDS encoding ComEA family DNA-binding protein, translated as MDDGPIEKESAMMLRSLPLQIGLLAVLGVLFIISLRTPTEYPIDPQPPPIHLPVWIDPNTADAMELSMMPSIGPQTADRIIADREANGPYRSLSDLDRVPGIGPKTLQRLAPFIHIK; from the coding sequence GTGGACGACGGACCGATCGAAAAGGAGTCTGCGATGATGCTGCGGTCGCTGCCGCTGCAGATCGGTCTGCTCGCAGTCCTTGGCGTCCTGTTCATCATCAGTCTCCGCACGCCAACCGAATACCCGATCGATCCCCAACCACCCCCGATCCATCTGCCGGTTTGGATCGATCCCAACACCGCCGACGCGATGGAGCTGTCGATGATGCCATCGATCGGCCCGCAGACGGCTGACAGGATCATCGCCGATCGCGAAGCAAACGGCCCCTATCGCAGCCTCAGCGATCTCGACCGCGTCCCCGGCATCGGCCCAAAAACGCTGCAGCGATTGGCGCCGTTCATACATATTAAGTAG
- the nadC gene encoding carboxylating nicotinate-nucleotide diphosphorylase, whose product MDLTAAQRLPGMAVEYQQIRVDAPLEDDFRQLIRLAVREDFDRQIDWTTVSLVPEDRIGKCQVAVREAGIAAGLVTLPWIIDEMNLELRIETLVEDGDRVAAGQIVAQIEGSARDILSSERIVLNTLCRMFGIATFTDRFVQQISGTKARLYDTRKTTLGWRRMDKYAVRCGGGTNHRLGLFDAFLIKDNHLALAGPGEAIPPSEAVAKAKSWAGGESAGMKAPQIVEVEVDTLEQFQDVLPAGPDIILLDNFSLDDLRQAVAIRNEKSPQIELEASGNVKLETIREIAETGVDRISSGALTHAARWLDLGLDWTHDFS is encoded by the coding sequence ATGGATCTCACCGCAGCGCAAAGGTTACCCGGAATGGCCGTCGAATACCAACAAATCCGCGTCGATGCTCCCTTGGAAGACGATTTCCGACAGCTGATTCGATTGGCGGTTCGCGAAGACTTCGATCGCCAGATCGATTGGACCACGGTTTCGTTGGTCCCCGAGGATCGGATCGGCAAGTGCCAGGTGGCGGTCCGCGAAGCGGGGATCGCCGCCGGATTGGTGACCCTTCCCTGGATCATCGACGAGATGAATCTGGAGCTGCGGATCGAGACGCTGGTCGAAGATGGGGATCGCGTCGCCGCGGGGCAGATCGTGGCGCAGATCGAAGGATCGGCTCGGGACATCTTGTCGAGCGAGCGGATCGTACTGAACACGCTGTGCCGGATGTTCGGGATCGCGACCTTCACCGATCGATTTGTGCAGCAGATCTCGGGGACAAAAGCTCGACTGTACGACACCCGCAAAACGACGCTCGGTTGGCGGCGGATGGACAAATACGCGGTCCGATGCGGTGGCGGCACAAACCATCGACTGGGATTGTTTGACGCGTTTCTGATCAAAGACAATCACTTGGCGTTGGCCGGTCCCGGCGAAGCGATTCCGCCGAGCGAAGCGGTTGCGAAGGCCAAGTCGTGGGCTGGCGGCGAATCGGCCGGGATGAAGGCTCCGCAGATCGTTGAAGTCGAAGTCGATACGCTAGAACAGTTCCAGGACGTGTTGCCAGCAGGTCCCGACATCATCTTGTTGGACAACTTTTCTTTGGACGATCTGCGGCAGGCGGTCGCGATCCGCAACGAAAAGAGTCCGCAGATCGAATTGGAAGCGTCGGGAAACGTGAAGCTGGAGACGATTCGAGAGATCGCCGAAACGGGCGTCGACCGGATCAGCAGCGGAGCGCTCACGCACGCCGCTCGCTGGTTGGACCTTGGCCTCGACTGGACTCACGACTTCAGTTGA